Proteins from a single region of Thunnus maccoyii chromosome 23, fThuMac1.1, whole genome shotgun sequence:
- the rad51ap1 gene encoding RAD51-associated protein 1 isoform X2 produces the protein MDRPPRKTKVVNYCEAKDFDDDEDFACVKAPPSKKLREDVKRQEHKKSSSKSSSQESNSQSSLSQKIRKPLDEKLHARDLEAAITLSLLNNADMIQDQSPTSTGEVTVQLPVDENTDPSFRHLSNCSVDISLMGLDEITSEKEPLAQSRQRNAASKAAEQQRKILKDEDEDYQPKMTPDSESDDDFSEPAESEDEEFTVKKVSKTKKKEKVTKHEKTKQPPASKKEKQPSKPSKSKSKAAASTPVRSPPKAIIAAKRPVLTTSVSTSKPVSTSKPVSTSKPTVSLSPAGGRVPKWNPPGQIGKSPNSTSPAVKSPGQGLRLGLSRLVRVKPLHPSVATH, from the exons ATGGACCGACCACCGAG GAAGACAAAAGTTGTGAATTACTGTGAAGCCAAGGACTTTGATGATG ATGAGGATTTCGCCTGTGTGAAGGCTCCACCCAGCAAAAAGCTCAGAGAGGATGTGAAACGACAGGAGCACAAGAAATCATCAAGCAAGTCCTCAAGTCAGGAGTCCAACTCACAGTCCTCACTGAGCCAGAAGATTAG aaaaccATTGGATGAGAAGTTGCATGCCAGAGATCTAGAAGCAGCCATTACTCTCTCCTTGCTCAATAATGCAGATATGATACAAGACCAGTCTCCCACCAGTACAG GAGAGGTTACGGTTCAACTTCCAGTAGATGAAAACACAGACCCATCTTTCCGGCACCTGTCCAACTGTAGTGTGGATATCTCACTCATGG GCCTTGACGAAATCACATCAGAGAAGGAGCCACTTGCCCAATCCAGACAGAGAAACGCTGCCTCTAAAGCCGCcgagcagcagaggaaaatcctgaaggatgaagatgaggactATCAGCCCAAAATGACACCAG ATTCAGAAAGTGACGACGATTTTAGTGAACCAGCTGAGAGTGAAGATGAAGAATTCACAGTAAAGAAAGTCagcaaaacaaagaagaaggagaaagtCACCAAACATGAGAAGACCAAACAGCCTCCTGCctctaaaaaagaaaagcaaccaTCAAAGCCATCAAAGTCTAAATCAAAGGCAGCAG CTTCCACACCCGTGAGAAGTCCACCAAAAGCCATAATTGCAGCCAAAAGGCCCGTCTTGACCACCTCAGTTTCCACATCTAAACCAGTTTCCACATCTAAACCAGTTTCCACATCTAAACCGACAGTCTCTTTGAGCCCAGCAGGGGGCAGAGTACCCAAGTGGAACCCACCAG GTCAAATTGGTAAAAGTCCCAACTCTACGAGTCCAGCAGTGAAGTCTCCAGGTCAGGGTCTACGACTGGGACTGTCCCGTCTCGTTCGAGTCAAACCTCTTCACCCCAGTGTCGCTACTCACTGA
- the rad51ap1 gene encoding RAD51-associated protein 1 isoform X1, with the protein MDRPPRKTKVVNYCEAKDFDDDEDFACVKAPPSKKLREDVKRQEHKKSSSKSSSQESNSQSSLSQKIRKPLDEKLHARDLEAAITLSLLNNADMIQDQSPTSTGEVTVQLPVDENTDPSFRHLSNCSVDISLMGLDEITSEKEPLAQSRQRNAASKAAEQQRKILKDEDEDYQPKMTPDSESDDDFSEPAESEDEEFTVKKVSKTKKKEKVTKHEKTKQPPASKKEKQPSKPSKSKSKAAAASTPVRSPPKAIIAAKRPVLTTSVSTSKPVSTSKPVSTSKPTVSLSPAGGRVPKWNPPGQIGKSPNSTSPAVKSPGQGLRLGLSRLVRVKPLHPSVATH; encoded by the exons ATGGACCGACCACCGAG GAAGACAAAAGTTGTGAATTACTGTGAAGCCAAGGACTTTGATGATG ATGAGGATTTCGCCTGTGTGAAGGCTCCACCCAGCAAAAAGCTCAGAGAGGATGTGAAACGACAGGAGCACAAGAAATCATCAAGCAAGTCCTCAAGTCAGGAGTCCAACTCACAGTCCTCACTGAGCCAGAAGATTAG aaaaccATTGGATGAGAAGTTGCATGCCAGAGATCTAGAAGCAGCCATTACTCTCTCCTTGCTCAATAATGCAGATATGATACAAGACCAGTCTCCCACCAGTACAG GAGAGGTTACGGTTCAACTTCCAGTAGATGAAAACACAGACCCATCTTTCCGGCACCTGTCCAACTGTAGTGTGGATATCTCACTCATGG GCCTTGACGAAATCACATCAGAGAAGGAGCCACTTGCCCAATCCAGACAGAGAAACGCTGCCTCTAAAGCCGCcgagcagcagaggaaaatcctgaaggatgaagatgaggactATCAGCCCAAAATGACACCAG ATTCAGAAAGTGACGACGATTTTAGTGAACCAGCTGAGAGTGAAGATGAAGAATTCACAGTAAAGAAAGTCagcaaaacaaagaagaaggagaaagtCACCAAACATGAGAAGACCAAACAGCCTCCTGCctctaaaaaagaaaagcaaccaTCAAAGCCATCAAAGTCTAAATCAAAGGCAGCAG CAGCTTCCACACCCGTGAGAAGTCCACCAAAAGCCATAATTGCAGCCAAAAGGCCCGTCTTGACCACCTCAGTTTCCACATCTAAACCAGTTTCCACATCTAAACCAGTTTCCACATCTAAACCGACAGTCTCTTTGAGCCCAGCAGGGGGCAGAGTACCCAAGTGGAACCCACCAG GTCAAATTGGTAAAAGTCCCAACTCTACGAGTCCAGCAGTGAAGTCTCCAGGTCAGGGTCTACGACTGGGACTGTCCCGTCTCGTTCGAGTCAAACCTCTTCACCCCAGTGTCGCTACTCACTGA